One window of the Salvia miltiorrhiza cultivar Shanhuang (shh) chromosome 6, IMPLAD_Smil_shh, whole genome shotgun sequence genome contains the following:
- the LOC130989429 gene encoding homeobox-leucine zipper protein HAT5, which produces MESGRIFFEPSCQNNMLFLGNADSGFRVGGRTVINMEESSKRRPFFSSAEELYDEDYFDEQLPEKKRRLTPEQVHMLEKSFEAENKLEPERKTQLAKKLNLQPRQVAVWFQNRRARWKTKQLERDYDQLKSSYDSLLCNYDSILKENDKLKSELLSLTEKLQPEETAGELSQKPDPVAAADAVQPCLELTVKVEDRLSTGSDGSAVVDDDGRQLLDSGDSYFPDNDYPDCMAAVDGINSEEDDGSDDGRSYFTDVFAVAEQQEPIGWCIWS; this is translated from the exons ATGGAATCCGGACGTATTTTCTTCGAGCCGTCTTGCCAGAACAATATGCTGTTCCTCGGTAACGCCGATTCCGGATTTCGAG TCGGAGGAAGAACGGTGATAAACATGGAGGAATCGTCGAAGAGGCGGCCGTTTTTCAGCTCGGCGGAGGAGCTGTACGACGAGGACTATTTCGACGAGCAGTTGCCGGAAAAGAAACGCCGTCTCACTCCGGAGCAG gtgCACATGCTGGAGAAGAGCTTTGAGGCGGAGAACAAGCTGGAGCCGGAGCGCAAGACGCAGCTGGCTAAGAAGCTGAACCTGCAGCCGCGGCAGGTGGCGGTGTGGTTTCAGAACCGCCGCGCACGGTGGAAGACCAAGCAGCTTGAGAGGGATTATGATCAGCTCAAATCCTCATACGACTCCCTCCTCTGCAACTATGACTCCATCCTCAAGGAGAATGACAAGCTCAAATCTGAG CTTCTCTCCTTGACTGAGAAGTTGCAACCGGAGGAAACCGCAGGAGAGCTGAGTCAGAAGCCGGACCCGGTTGCGGCGGCGGATGCAGTCCAGCCGTGCCTTGAGCTCACGGTGAAGGTGGAGGACCGCCTCAGCACCGGCAGCGACGGCAGCGCGGTGGTGGACGACGACGGCCGTCAGCTTCTCGACAGTGGCGATTCATACTTCCCCGACAATGACTACCCCGACTGCATGGCGGCTGTTGACGGTATCAACTCCGAGGAGGACGACGGCAGTGACGACGGCCGGAGCTACTTCACCGATGTGTTCGCGGTGGCGGAGCAGCAGGAGCCGATAGGATGGTGTATCTGGTCTTAA